Proteins encoded by one window of Vibrio algicola:
- the rpoD gene encoding RNA polymerase sigma factor RpoD gives MDQNPQSQLKLLVAKGKEQGYLTYAEVNDHLPEEIVDSEQVEDIIQMINDMGIQVVETAPDADDLMLNEAVADEDAAEAAAAALSSVESEIGRTTDPVRMYMREMGTVELLTREGEIDIAKRIEDGINQVQCSVAEFPGTISYILEQFDKVQAEELRLTDIISGFVDPDDDGNAAPTATHVGSELAVSDDDSDDEDDEDSDSDEDEEEEDTGIDPELALERFTELRNTYQNLQLSINEHGRQSKAINASKQEFLDVFRQFRLIPKQFDYLVNGLKNSMDRARTQERLIIRTVVEYGKMPKKAFVQAFTGNESSDAWLDDVLASGKPYSEKIRQSEEDLRRCIYKLKTIEDETSLSVQNIKDISRRMSIGEAKARRAKKEMVEANLRLVISIAKKYTNRGLQFLDLIQEGNIGLMKAVDKFEYRRGYKFSTYATWWIRQAITRSIADQARTIRIPVHMIETINKLNRISRQMLQEMGREPLPEELAERMQMPEDKIRKVLKIAKEPISMETPIGDDEDSHLGDFIEDTTLELPLDSATSTSLKFATKDVLAGLTPREAKVLRMRFGIDMNTDHTLEEVGKQFDVTRERIRQIEAKALRKLRHPSRSETLRSFLDE, from the coding sequence ATGGATCAAAATCCGCAGTCACAGCTAAAGTTACTTGTCGCAAAAGGTAAGGAACAAGGCTATCTGACCTACGCCGAAGTAAATGACCACCTACCTGAAGAAATCGTAGATTCAGAACAGGTAGAAGACATCATTCAAATGATTAACGACATGGGCATCCAAGTCGTTGAAACCGCACCAGATGCGGACGATCTAATGTTGAATGAAGCCGTAGCCGATGAAGATGCAGCCGAAGCCGCTGCTGCCGCACTTTCAAGCGTAGAAAGTGAAATTGGCCGCACCACCGACCCAGTCCGTATGTACATGCGTGAAATGGGAACAGTGGAACTACTGACTCGTGAAGGTGAAATCGACATTGCAAAACGCATTGAAGATGGCATCAACCAAGTACAGTGTTCGGTTGCAGAATTCCCTGGCACTATTTCTTACATCCTTGAACAGTTCGATAAAGTTCAAGCTGAAGAGCTTCGCCTTACTGACATCATTTCAGGCTTTGTTGATCCTGATGATGATGGCAATGCTGCGCCAACCGCAACACACGTTGGTTCTGAGCTTGCTGTTAGTGATGATGACAGTGATGACGAAGATGATGAAGACAGCGATTCAGATGAGGACGAGGAAGAAGAAGACACAGGTATCGATCCTGAGCTTGCTCTTGAACGCTTCACTGAGCTTCGTAATACTTATCAGAATCTCCAATTGTCGATCAATGAACACGGTCGTCAAAGCAAAGCGATTAACGCCAGCAAACAAGAATTCTTGGATGTTTTCCGTCAATTCCGTTTGATCCCAAAACAGTTTGATTACCTTGTTAATGGTTTGAAAAACTCAATGGATCGTGCACGAACTCAAGAACGCTTGATCATTCGTACCGTGGTTGAATACGGAAAAATGCCGAAAAAAGCATTTGTCCAAGCCTTTACTGGTAATGAATCTTCCGATGCATGGTTAGATGACGTATTAGCGTCAGGCAAACCTTACTCTGAGAAAATTCGTCAAAGTGAGGAAGATCTTCGTCGCTGCATCTACAAGCTAAAAACCATTGAAGATGAAACGTCGTTAAGCGTACAAAACATTAAAGACATTAGCCGTCGTATGTCTATCGGTGAAGCAAAAGCTCGTCGCGCCAAGAAAGAAATGGTTGAAGCGAACTTGCGTCTGGTTATTTCTATCGCGAAGAAATACACCAACCGTGGCTTACAATTCTTGGATCTGATCCAAGAAGGTAACATTGGTTTGATGAAAGCAGTTGATAAGTTTGAATACCGTCGTGGTTATAAGTTCTCAACTTATGCGACTTGGTGGATCCGTCAAGCAATCACTCGTTCAATTGCCGACCAAGCACGTACTATTCGTATTCCGGTACACATGATCGAAACCATTAACAAATTGAACCGTATCTCTCGTCAGATGCTACAAGAAATGGGTCGTGAACCGTTACCAGAAGAATTGGCTGAACGCATGCAAATGCCGGAAGACAAGATCCGTAAAGTACTGAAAATTGCTAAAGAGCCAATCTCAATGGAAACACCTATCGGTGATGACGAAGATTCGCACTTAGGTGACTTTATTGAAGATACTACCCTAGAGCTACCTTTAGACTCTGCAACCTCAACCAGCTTGAAGTTTGCCACTAAAGATGTTCTAGCAGGTCTAACGCCACGTGAAGCGAAAGTGCTGCGTATGCGTTTTGGTATCGATATGAACACCGACCACACGTTAGAAGAAGTGGGCAAGCAATTCGACGTAACACGCGAACGTATCCGTCAGATTGAAGCGAAAGCACTGCGTAAACTTCGTCATCCAAGCCGCTCAGAAACATTGCGCAGCTTCCTAGACGAGTAA
- a CDS encoding 3-hydroxyacyl-CoA dehydrogenase NAD-binding domain-containing protein yields the protein MNDEALDRCCAAHASYHAIYKDQVGATEAEINAAIQRLTYTTDLEGSVEGVDFVIEAVPEVPEIKNSFYAQLAACLPEKTIIASNSSTLLPSDFAAVTGRPEKFCALHFANYVWEYNFAEVMAHATTSEATLEQVFKFAIEIGMVPVPVEKESNGYVLNDWFMPLCQASLTLLVNGVGSAENIDRSYMLFNRGGKMGPLAMLDMVGMNTAINILNYWGNVGNDQQMLTNAEYLKTHYADKGHLGVLSGQGFYTYPNPAFESDDFLSVPNYDVVAEMVAKTKH from the coding sequence ATTAATGATGAAGCGTTAGATCGCTGTTGTGCTGCGCATGCGAGCTATCATGCGATATACAAAGATCAAGTTGGTGCTACTGAAGCTGAAATTAACGCGGCGATTCAGCGCCTCACTTATACCACTGATCTAGAAGGTTCGGTGGAAGGTGTGGATTTTGTGATTGAAGCTGTGCCAGAAGTACCAGAAATTAAAAATAGCTTTTATGCACAATTAGCGGCATGCCTACCTGAAAAAACCATTATCGCCAGCAATTCTTCAACGCTTTTACCAAGTGATTTTGCTGCCGTGACTGGTCGTCCAGAAAAATTCTGTGCGCTGCATTTTGCCAATTATGTATGGGAATATAACTTTGCCGAAGTGATGGCTCATGCCACTACGAGTGAAGCGACACTAGAACAAGTATTCAAATTCGCGATTGAAATTGGCATGGTGCCAGTACCAGTTGAAAAAGAAAGTAACGGTTACGTGCTAAATGATTGGTTTATGCCTTTATGCCAAGCCAGCTTAACGCTATTGGTTAACGGTGTCGGCTCGGCAGAAAATATCGACCGTTCATACATGCTATTTAATCGTGGCGGTAAAATGGGTCCACTCGCAATGCTGGATATGGTTGGTATGAACACCGCGATCAATATTCTTAATTACTGGGGTAATGTCGGTAACGATCAGCAAATGCTCACCAATGCTGAATACCTAAAAACCCATTACGCCGATAAAGGTCACCTTGGCGTATTAAGCGGCCAAGGCTTCTACACCTATCCAAACCCAGCGTTTGAATCAGACGATTTCTTATCTGTGCCGAACTACGACGTAGTGGCTGAAATGGTGGCAAAAACCAAGCATTAA
- the ribB gene encoding 3,4-dihydroxy-2-butanone-4-phosphate synthase produces MNQNQPSLLAEYGNPIERVEAALVALQQGNGVLVLDDEDRENEGDIIYSAENLTDAQMALMIREGSGIVCLCLSDEQAEKLALPPMVVNNNSQNQTAFTVSIEAKQGVTTGVSAADRVTTIKTAIFADAKPDDLARPGHVFPLRARKGGVLSRRGHTEGTTDLMQLAGLNPAGVLCEVTNPDGTMARAPEIVAFGKLHNMPVLTIDDIALYREALMKKQA; encoded by the coding sequence ATGAATCAGAACCAACCTTCTCTACTTGCCGAATACGGTAACCCAATCGAACGTGTTGAAGCGGCATTAGTGGCACTACAGCAAGGTAATGGCGTATTAGTGCTTGATGATGAAGATCGCGAAAACGAAGGCGATATCATTTATTCAGCAGAAAATCTGACCGATGCACAAATGGCATTAATGATCCGAGAAGGCAGCGGTATTGTGTGTTTATGCTTGTCTGATGAGCAAGCCGAGAAACTGGCATTGCCGCCAATGGTAGTTAATAACAACAGCCAAAACCAAACGGCTTTTACCGTGTCGATTGAAGCTAAGCAAGGCGTGACAACTGGCGTTTCAGCAGCTGATCGCGTCACAACCATTAAAACTGCTATTTTTGCGGATGCCAAGCCTGATGATCTGGCGCGTCCTGGTCATGTGTTCCCATTGCGTGCGCGTAAAGGTGGGGTGCTGAGCCGTCGCGGTCATACCGAAGGCACAACCGATCTGATGCAATTAGCCGGTTTAAATCCTGCGGGCGTATTGTGTGAAGTGACCAATCCAGATGGCACTATGGCACGAGCACCCGAGATTGTCGCTTTTGGTAAATTGCATAATATGCCAGTCTTAACCATTGATGATATAGCGTTATATCGCGAAGCGTTAATGAAGAAGCAAGCGTAA
- a CDS encoding acetate uptake transporter translates to MSTPNSAKPANPAPLGLMAFGMTTILLNLHNVGLFPLSSVILAMGIFYGGIAQVIAGIMEYKNGNTFGTTAFTSYGMFWLSLVGLILMPSMGLGEATSEAFLASYLAIWGIFTTFMFVATLARYPVAKQTVFGSLAVLFFLLAAGDFTGSVAIGHLAGVVGIFCGSSAIYLAMATVINNEFGRTVLPIGEKKVSASVESIKAAA, encoded by the coding sequence ATGTCAACGCCAAATTCTGCAAAACCAGCAAATCCAGCACCATTAGGCCTAATGGCTTTCGGTATGACCACTATTTTATTAAATCTACATAACGTAGGTTTATTCCCATTAAGCTCTGTTATTTTAGCCATGGGCATCTTTTACGGCGGCATCGCGCAAGTTATCGCCGGTATCATGGAATACAAAAACGGCAACACCTTTGGTACCACTGCATTCACCTCTTACGGTATGTTCTGGTTATCATTAGTTGGCTTGATCTTAATGCCAAGCATGGGTCTAGGCGAAGCAACGTCGGAAGCATTCCTTGCCTCTTACCTTGCGATTTGGGGTATCTTCACGACTTTCATGTTTGTAGCCACTTTAGCGCGCTACCCAGTAGCCAAACAAACCGTATTTGGCAGCCTAGCAGTATTGTTCTTCTTACTAGCGGCTGGTGACTTCACCGGCAGTGTGGCGATTGGTCACCTTGCTGGCGTAGTGGGCATCTTCTGTGGCTCAAGCGCGATTTACCTTGCAATGGCCACCGTGATCAACAATGAATTTGGTCGTACGGTATTGCCAATCGGCGAGAAAAAAGTATCAGCATCGGTAGAGTCTATTAAAGCCGCTGCTTAA
- a CDS encoding mechanosensitive ion channel domain-containing protein has translation MNQEWIAILQQYYQWIITVVVLIFYPMLRRIPARIFLGSMKTGISPHRKHRATLLLNTITSIIIIALLLMAWGIELRGLLVVGSSMFALLGVALFAGWSLLSNLTSFLILFGQNDCRVGRWVRVIDGANYIEGEITEMAFMSVQLRNIDGNVVLYPNNLFLTRPVIVLTTPPQASSPADSTKTDSSKTDSAKIEPLLKAETVTIEDPKVEKKRWMKRSRSHSHNKPMQ, from the coding sequence ATGAACCAAGAATGGATCGCGATACTGCAACAATATTATCAATGGATTATTACCGTAGTGGTATTGATCTTCTATCCGATGTTACGCCGCATTCCTGCTCGAATTTTTTTAGGCAGTATGAAAACGGGGATCAGTCCTCACCGTAAACATCGAGCCACCTTATTACTGAACACTATTACTTCAATAATTATCATTGCGCTGTTATTGATGGCGTGGGGAATAGAGTTGCGTGGTTTGCTGGTGGTCGGTTCATCGATGTTTGCACTACTCGGTGTAGCGTTATTTGCAGGTTGGTCTTTGCTAAGTAACTTAACCAGCTTTCTTATATTATTTGGACAAAATGATTGTCGAGTCGGGCGCTGGGTGCGAGTAATTGATGGTGCCAATTATATTGAAGGCGAAATCACAGAAATGGCATTTATGAGTGTCCAGTTACGAAATATCGACGGTAATGTGGTGCTTTATCCAAACAATCTATTTTTAACGCGACCTGTGATTGTATTAACAACACCGCCACAAGCAAGTTCACCAGCCGATAGCACTAAAACAGACAGCAGCAAAACAGACAGTGCAAAAATAGAACCACTACTAAAAGCAGAGACGGTTACGATTGAAGATCCGAAAGTAGAGAAAAAACGTTGGATGAAACGTTCTCGAAGCCATTCTCATAACAAACCAATGCAATGA
- a CDS encoding bile acid:sodium symporter family protein, with translation MIKAIKKEWFLVAMVVAMALATVIPNVGRSGGLLHLDQVTGIGIAIVFFLHGIGLSPQALKDGVNNWQLHLFIQCTTFVVYPLLWVIFGHGMQSIMPAALAFGFCFLFVLPSTISSSVAMTAIGKGNMPGAIFNASLSSILGVFITPFLIQYFMGLAGGAINIMDSITSISKLLLLPMVLGQLLRPLLFSFIEKHKNIVGKQDKYVILLIVFNVFSDSIAEGIWHSFSVDDLLLSVVICLVVLLFIVNFMRWSANKIGFNHADEVAAVFCGSKKTLAAGIPMAKVIFGADPRLGMILLPIMIYHPLQIFYCAILASRYQKHALALEQQTRTEP, from the coding sequence ATGATAAAGGCAATTAAGAAAGAATGGTTTTTAGTCGCAATGGTGGTGGCAATGGCGCTGGCGACTGTTATCCCTAATGTCGGTCGTTCTGGCGGATTGTTGCATTTAGACCAAGTGACAGGGATAGGCATTGCAATTGTGTTCTTTTTGCACGGCATTGGTTTATCGCCGCAAGCATTAAAAGATGGCGTCAATAATTGGCAGCTGCACCTGTTTATTCAGTGTACCACCTTTGTCGTTTACCCTTTGTTATGGGTGATCTTTGGTCATGGCATGCAATCGATCATGCCTGCGGCTTTAGCGTTTGGTTTTTGTTTTTTATTTGTACTGCCGAGTACCATTTCATCTTCTGTTGCCATGACCGCGATTGGCAAAGGTAATATGCCGGGCGCCATTTTTAATGCGTCACTATCGAGCATTTTAGGCGTGTTTATTACCCCATTTCTTATCCAGTATTTTATGGGGCTTGCTGGTGGGGCAATCAATATAATGGATTCGATCACGTCAATTTCGAAGTTACTGTTATTACCGATGGTGCTAGGGCAACTTTTGCGTCCGCTATTATTTAGCTTTATTGAAAAGCATAAAAATATTGTAGGAAAACAGGATAAATACGTCATATTGTTAATTGTATTTAACGTTTTTAGTGATTCAATTGCAGAAGGGATCTGGCACAGTTTTTCGGTCGATGATTTACTGCTGTCAGTGGTGATTTGTTTGGTGGTGCTGCTATTTATCGTAAACTTTATGCGTTGGAGTGCGAACAAGATCGGTTTTAACCATGCAGACGAAGTCGCGGCGGTATTTTGTGGCAGTAAAAAAACCTTGGCTGCAGGTATTCCTATGGCTAAAGTGATCTTTGGCGCCGATCCAAGGCTGGGAATGATCTTGCTACCGATTATGATTTATCATCCATTACAGATTTTTTATTGCGCAATTTTAGCCAGCCGTTACCAAAAGCACGCCTTAGCGCTTGAGCAACAAACAAGGACAGAACCATGA
- a CDS encoding DUF3302 domain-containing protein, whose protein sequence is MFLDYFALGLLIFVVLFLFYGLIALHDIPYEISKSRNHPHQDAIHVAGWVSLFTLHVLWPFLWIWATLWREDRGWGFKQIEQEQQDAHHRVDVLTEQVTGLQQQITQLSLLLSQQHASVTPQDASSQAPLNHDPAQSDSSSFPLSNVEKSDPKSTDGEAK, encoded by the coding sequence ATGTTTTTAGACTATTTTGCTCTCGGCCTACTTATTTTTGTAGTGTTGTTCCTTTTCTATGGATTAATTGCACTGCATGACATTCCATACGAAATTTCAAAATCTCGTAATCACCCCCACCAAGATGCGATTCATGTTGCGGGTTGGGTCAGTTTATTTACTTTACATGTACTGTGGCCGTTTCTGTGGATTTGGGCAACATTATGGCGCGAAGATCGCGGTTGGGGTTTTAAACAAATAGAGCAAGAGCAACAAGATGCTCACCATAGAGTCGATGTTCTTACCGAGCAAGTCACGGGGCTACAACAACAAATCACTCAACTGTCGTTACTCCTTTCTCAGCAACACGCATCCGTTACGCCGCAGGATGCTTCATCACAAGCACCATTAAATCATGATCCAGCGCAATCCGACTCCTCGAGCTTCCCACTCTCAAATGTAGAGAAGTCCGATCCTAAAAGTACTGATGGAGAGGCTAAATAA
- a CDS encoding HlyD family secretion protein, with product MDLLLILTYAAFCVAIFKIFRIPLNKWTVPTAVLGGIALIGTLILLMNYNHPFTQVGGQIYATTPIVPNVRGRVTEVPVKPNTLLQQGDVLFKIDDTPFKSVVTQRKAMVAAAQQNVLRLESSYKQAQSIAAQAEAERDKAKREAARYLKGYKRGAFTVQQVDDRQQASKAAQAAYNAAIASANEAKLAFESQVDGINTDVAEAQARLDKAEFDLDQTTVRAPTTGYVTQLALHPGMMAVPLPLKPMLTFVNKQDRYFVGAFRQNSLQRLSVGDDAELLFRSIPGRVFKAKLVQVIPAIAEGQIQASGSLLGTSTLNTQGRTMVLFKVTDDLSSYNLPLGVNAEIAVYTEHFHHVAVMRKVLIRMKSWQNYIYLDH from the coding sequence ATGGATTTATTACTGATTCTGACTTACGCCGCTTTTTGTGTGGCGATCTTTAAAATATTTCGTATTCCATTAAATAAATGGACCGTTCCTACGGCAGTACTCGGTGGTATTGCGTTGATCGGCACCTTGATTTTATTAATGAATTACAATCATCCTTTCACCCAAGTCGGTGGACAAATTTATGCGACAACCCCTATAGTGCCGAATGTCAGAGGACGCGTAACTGAAGTTCCGGTTAAGCCGAATACCTTATTACAACAAGGTGACGTATTATTTAAAATTGATGACACCCCGTTTAAGTCTGTGGTCACGCAACGTAAAGCTATGGTAGCCGCCGCGCAGCAAAATGTTCTTAGGTTAGAGTCGTCTTACAAGCAAGCCCAGTCGATCGCCGCTCAAGCAGAAGCAGAGCGAGACAAAGCCAAGCGTGAAGCTGCACGTTACCTTAAAGGTTACAAACGTGGTGCCTTTACCGTGCAACAAGTTGATGACCGCCAACAAGCCTCTAAAGCAGCTCAGGCCGCTTACAACGCTGCGATCGCCAGTGCCAATGAAGCTAAATTGGCATTTGAATCCCAAGTGGATGGCATCAATACCGATGTCGCCGAGGCGCAAGCAAGGCTCGATAAAGCCGAGTTCGATTTAGATCAAACCACGGTTCGCGCGCCCACCACAGGTTATGTTACTCAATTGGCGTTGCACCCAGGTATGATGGCGGTGCCATTACCACTAAAACCTATGCTGACATTTGTAAACAAACAAGACCGTTATTTTGTCGGTGCATTTCGTCAAAATTCGTTACAACGCTTAAGTGTGGGTGATGATGCAGAATTGTTGTTCCGCTCGATTCCTGGAAGAGTCTTTAAAGCCAAACTGGTACAAGTGATCCCGGCAATTGCTGAGGGTCAAATTCAAGCCAGCGGTTCGTTACTTGGCACCAGCACGCTAAACACCCAAGGTCGTACTATGGTGCTGTTTAAGGTTACCGATGATCTCTCAAGTTATAACTTACCACTTGGGGTTAACGCCGAGATCGCGGTATATACTGAGCATTTCCATCATGTAGCGGTGATGCGTAAAGTGTTGATCCGCATGAAGAGTTGGCAGAACTATATTTACCTCGATCACTAA
- a CDS encoding class I SAM-dependent methyltransferase, with protein sequence MNTYQTDPYTALEAKTEAQKLAFAPIVFHTARTLRDLGILTALDQAKDDGLAAAQIAQQTQVSEYGVKVLLDMALSARIVTWQAPNYVIAKLGYSLLHDGMTRANMDFTADVCYAGMMHLTEAIKEGTPAGLKELGDWTTIYEGLSSLPEKAKQSWFTFDHFYSDNSFPVLLKKIFSSQPKQIFDIGGNTGKWTLQCCKHSQDVALTLIDLPQQIALAKENVAQHGFSDRVTFYPANMLDKSQDLPQGADVWWMSQFLDCFSPMEILSILRRVRAAMKPEAKVYILELFWDAQRYEAASYSLNATSLYFTCLANGNSRFYRSEDFLEIVAEAGFNVSERTDDIGLGHTLLELVAS encoded by the coding sequence TTGAATACTTACCAAACTGATCCTTATACCGCTTTAGAGGCGAAGACCGAAGCGCAAAAACTCGCCTTTGCTCCGATTGTTTTTCATACCGCCCGCACCTTGCGTGATTTAGGTATTTTAACCGCGCTTGATCAAGCTAAAGATGATGGCCTAGCAGCAGCTCAAATTGCCCAACAAACCCAAGTTTCAGAGTATGGCGTAAAAGTATTACTCGATATGGCATTAAGTGCGCGCATTGTCACTTGGCAAGCACCGAATTATGTTATTGCTAAGCTCGGTTACTCCTTATTGCATGACGGAATGACCCGCGCCAATATGGATTTTACCGCCGATGTTTGTTATGCCGGCATGATGCACCTCACTGAAGCGATTAAAGAAGGCACACCTGCTGGGCTGAAAGAGCTGGGTGACTGGACCACCATCTACGAAGGGCTTTCAAGCTTGCCAGAAAAAGCCAAACAGAGCTGGTTTACCTTTGATCATTTTTATTCTGATAACTCATTTCCAGTGCTGCTAAAGAAAATATTTTCGAGTCAGCCAAAGCAAATTTTTGATATCGGTGGCAATACTGGTAAGTGGACATTACAGTGCTGTAAACACTCGCAAGATGTGGCGCTGACCTTGATTGATCTGCCGCAACAGATCGCGCTGGCGAAAGAAAATGTGGCGCAACATGGTTTTTCAGATCGAGTGACGTTTTATCCTGCCAACATGTTAGATAAAAGCCAAGATCTGCCACAAGGTGCTGATGTGTGGTGGATGAGCCAATTTCTTGATTGTTTCTCGCCAATGGAAATTTTAAGCATTTTACGCCGAGTGCGCGCCGCCATGAAGCCAGAAGCCAAAGTGTATATTCTGGAATTATTTTGGGATGCCCAGCGTTACGAAGCCGCATCTTATAGCTTAAATGCCACCTCGCTTTATTTTACTTGTCTGGCTAATGGTAATAGTCGTTTTTACCGTAGCGAAGATTTTTTAGAAATCGTCGCGGAAGCTGGTTTCAATGTTAGCGAGCGTACCGATGATATTGGTTTAGGCCATACCTTATTAGAGCTAGTGGCGAGCTAA
- a CDS encoding beta-ketoacyl synthase chain length factor, with protein sequence MSTIAFNIQHWQALSCGLDSSQSWQAWAQLKMTVKKPSQTSQAWPQDTPTPKSDLIPAMMRRRMSPLSKLALQVAISLKQRLDTQQQAIDYLIFSCRHGELARTTTLLQQVLSGEDASPTAFSQSVHNTSAGLFTIATHSPIPATSLAAGESTLHHALIEASSYLSQHPTHRVLVIDFDESLSQPYQHFESQPHPGYAFGLVLTHGNQVELSWRKNSTPNRTKSSISPPIFETQSLQILANLALPQSQWQIDDSRICWQWHCDSTQISD encoded by the coding sequence ATGAGTACTATTGCGTTCAATATTCAGCATTGGCAAGCGTTATCTTGTGGGCTCGATTCATCTCAGTCTTGGCAAGCCTGGGCGCAGTTAAAAATGACGGTTAAAAAACCATCTCAAACCAGCCAAGCTTGGCCACAAGACACTCCAACGCCAAAATCGGATCTCATTCCGGCTATGATGCGTCGTCGTATGAGTCCGTTAAGCAAGCTGGCTTTGCAGGTCGCGATCTCATTAAAACAGCGTTTAGATACGCAACAACAAGCAATCGATTACTTAATATTTTCTTGTCGTCATGGCGAATTGGCTCGTACCACCACCTTATTACAACAAGTACTCAGTGGTGAAGATGCCTCTCCGACTGCGTTTTCTCAATCGGTGCATAATACCAGTGCAGGTCTGTTTACTATTGCGACTCACAGCCCAATTCCCGCCACCTCTTTAGCAGCGGGTGAAAGTACCTTGCATCATGCTTTAATTGAGGCCAGCAGTTATTTAAGCCAGCACCCAACTCATCGGGTGTTGGTGATCGATTTTGATGAGTCACTGTCACAGCCTTATCAACATTTTGAATCACAACCTCACCCCGGTTACGCTTTCGGCTTAGTGTTAACCCACGGCAATCAAGTTGAACTGAGTTGGCGCAAAAATTCGACTCCAAACCGCACCAAATCTTCAATATCACCGCCAATATTTGAGACTCAAAGCTTACAAATACTGGCGAATCTTGCGCTGCCACAATCACAATGGCAGATTGATGACAGTCGCATTTGTTGGCAATGGCACTGCGATTCAACACAGATTAGCGATTAA
- a CDS encoding lysophospholipid acyltransferase family protein yields the protein MPHAKLTLFQRLNKYWRVIATGSCFTIFGIGALALTFIVFPVMTATSRHPKQREIRVQGIIKHAFTLFCQTMKFTGAIDYRFDGTDILLQDKNCLIIANHPSLIDYVLIASRLPQCDCLVKASIWQNPFMQGIVKAAGYIPNREPETLLEQCNQRLNDGNVLLVFPEGTRTTPGQASTLQRGAAQIAVRTQSDLRLIHITVSPAFLTKQMKWYQVPDVKPFFHIQVKGKIAIDTFLDNSDSPTTAARQLNRYLSTALFPENTDNKN from the coding sequence ATGCCGCATGCTAAATTGACATTGTTTCAACGATTAAATAAATACTGGCGAGTAATTGCGACCGGCAGTTGTTTTACGATCTTTGGGATTGGCGCTCTGGCTTTGACGTTTATCGTGTTTCCGGTGATGACCGCAACCTCTCGCCACCCTAAGCAACGTGAAATACGGGTGCAAGGGATCATCAAGCACGCTTTCACCCTCTTTTGTCAAACCATGAAGTTTACGGGAGCTATTGATTATCGCTTTGACGGTACCGACATCCTTTTACAAGATAAAAACTGTTTAATCATTGCCAATCATCCCAGTTTAATTGATTACGTGCTGATTGCCTCACGTTTACCGCAATGTGATTGCTTGGTGAAAGCCAGTATTTGGCAAAATCCATTTATGCAAGGCATCGTCAAAGCCGCCGGCTATATTCCCAATCGTGAACCTGAAACATTATTAGAGCAATGTAATCAGCGTTTAAATGACGGTAATGTATTATTGGTTTTTCCTGAAGGCACTCGCACCACGCCAGGACAAGCCTCGACATTACAACGCGGCGCGGCGCAAATTGCAGTGCGCACTCAATCCGATTTACGCTTGATCCATATTACCGTCTCACCCGCTTTTTTGACCAAACAAATGAAGTGGTATCAAGTTCCTGACGTAAAACCCTTTTTTCATATACAAGTGAAAGGTAAGATAGCCATTGATACTTTTCTTGATAACAGCGACTCACCGACCACGGCGGCACGCCAATTGAATCGCTATTTATCGACTGCACTTTTTCCAGAAAATACTGATAATAAAAATTAA
- a CDS encoding phosphopantetheine-binding protein: MEQLHNELKTLIIESLNLEDIQVSDIDSDAPLFGEGLGLDSIDALELGLAIKKRYNVVIDADDANTREHFSSVANLAKYVAASQE, encoded by the coding sequence GTGGAACAACTACACAACGAATTAAAAACCTTAATTATCGAATCATTGAATCTTGAAGATATTCAAGTGAGCGACATCGACAGTGACGCCCCTTTATTTGGTGAAGGTTTAGGCTTGGACTCTATTGATGCACTTGAGCTTGGTCTGGCGATCAAAAAACGCTATAACGTGGTAATTGATGCCGATGATGCCAATACGCGTGAGCATTTTTCTTCGGTTGCCAATCTGGCTAAATATGTCGCAGCGAGCCAAGAGTAA
- a CDS encoding acyl carrier protein: MTEMNREEVFNKVRDAFVELFEIDADDIKPESQLYQELDLDSIDAVDLVVHLQKLTGKKIQPDEFKAVRSVNDVVDAVVELLKES; encoded by the coding sequence ATGACCGAAATGAATCGTGAAGAAGTCTTCAACAAAGTAAGGGATGCTTTTGTTGAGCTGTTTGAAATTGATGCTGATGACATCAAACCTGAATCGCAACTGTATCAAGAGCTCGACCTTGATAGCATTGATGCGGTTGATTTAGTGGTGCATCTACAAAAATTAACCGGTAAGAAGATTCAGCCTGACGAGTTTAAAGCCGTACGCAGCGTCAATGATGTGGTCGATGCTGTGGTTGAATTACTCAAGGAAAGCTGA